DNA from Sulfurimonas gotlandica GD1:
AGAGAATCAATCTCTTTTTTACGGACTTGAATTTGGTCCAAAGAAAAACTATACTCTTCGAGTTGTTAAACCATGGTTTGTTGAGGGTAAGCTTATAGGTTATATAGAACTAGGAAAAGAGATAGATAAAATCATAAATGAGATATCTACATCTCTAAAAACACTTATATATATAGCTGTAAAAAAAGAGTTATATGCAAATGCTTTAGAATTTGTTAGAAATATACTATTAACAAAGGTTCAGACTAGAGATTATTACATTGTGTACAATACGTTCACAATTCCAAAAGAGATGGAGTATATACTGAATGAGACTATAATAAATGATGATATATCTCTTGAAAATAGTTCATATTTTGTTTCAAAGAGTATACTCTCTGATGTTTCAGGAAAAGAGCTTGGATACTTTGTTTTTTTAACAGATGTCTCGCTAGAGCATAGTGTTATGTACGGATCTATAAAAATACTTGGTACGATTCTTTTTATACTGACTAGTGGTATGCTTATCGGTGGATATTTTTTAATTAGAGACAGAGAAAGAAGTATTCATGCTTTAACTTCAAAACTGGAAAAGCAAAAAACTGGTCTAGCGCTTTTTAACGTAAAACTTCAAAAACTTTTTGATCTTCAAAAAAATATTGTTATAACTTCTAACGGTAAAACTATTAATATGGCTAACAATGCAATGGTTACTTTTTTCGGATTTAAAAATATTAATGATTACTTGAATCATCATAAGTGTATTTGTGAAAAGTTTATAGAAGATGATAATTTTTTCCATTTAGGTAAAGTAGATGAAGGTGAGAATTGGATAGATACGATAAAGAGTCTGCCGGATGAAAAATGTATTGTTTGTATGCTTGATTATAATAAGAAAATCCATTCATTCAGTGTTAAAGTAAGTGAAGTTGAAGATGAAAATTATATTATTTCTTTTACAGATATAAGTAATACAATGATTGAACATACTAACTTAAAAAGAAAATCTACTCATGATAAATTAACCGGTGCACTAAACAGAGAATTTTTTGATAATAATATTAAGTCCATTATTAAAGATATGTATCCAGAGAAGATGGGTATAGTGCTTTGTGATATAGATCATTTTAAAGATGTAAATGATACTTATGGACATAACCGTGGTGATAATGTTTTAAAAGAGTTTACTACTATTATCAAAGATTCTATCCGTGATAGCGATTATCTAATCAGATGGGGAGGAGAAGAGTTTATAGTGCTTATGAAAGTAAACACTATAGACTCACTTCAAAGGGCTACAGAGCATATGCGTAAGCATATTGAGAGTTATAAATTTGAAGAAGTAGGTACGATTACATCAAGTTTTGGTATAACTCTACACATAGAAAATGAAAAGATTTTAGATACTCTTGAGAGAGTAGATAAAGCTCTTTACAAAGCGAAAAACAATGGAAGAAATCAGTTTCAGATTTTATAGATTATAAGATGAATTTTAAGATAAAATTTGGAAATCTTGTTGAAGCGGAAGCTACTTTTATTGTAAATGCTTCAAACACAGAACTAACTTTGGGTAGTGGTGTTTCTTATGCTTTTAGTCAGCACTGCGGTGGAGATATTTACCAGAAAGAACTATATAAAATAAAAAAGAGTGTAGGAATTATAAAGCAGGGTGATGTGATAGTCTCTAGTCCAGGTTCTGCAACAAATTTCAAATATGCTCTTCATGTCGCAGTAATGAACTACAGTGAAGCATCCCAAACACCATCCCCGACATATCAACAGATGCAGAGTGCTTTAAACTCTATGCTTGGTATTATTGAAGAGATTGTTCAAAGTGAAAAAATAGAAAAACCAAGAATAGCTATGCCTCTGCTTGGATGCGGAGTCGGAGGACTGAGTAAGGAGAAAATATTTTTGATAATTAAAAGTATATTTAAAAAATCAGAATTGGATTTAGAAGTCTTGATATATTTTCATAATAAAAAAGATTATTATGAGTTTGCATCCAAAGAGATTCAGAACTAAGATTTTTTTCTATGATGAAAATAAACAACTAAGAAGTTCAAGAGAAGTCCAACTACACCTGCATGAAAGCCAAATGGTTTAGACGGTAGTGATGTTAGCAAAAAGATCAGAGTGATTCCCACACCTGTCAGCAGTCCGTAGAGGATGCTTTTATGGCTTAGTTTTTTAAAGTGGATACCGAGCATGATAGCAGGTGCGATATGTACTAATATTTCAAGCTTCATCTGAATAAGCCACCAAATAGTAGATGGCAGATTTACAGCAAGTACTACCATCAAAGCCATAATAATCCATGAAAAAACTTTACCAACATAAGTTAGTTTCTTCTGGCTTGCTTGTGGATTCTGTTTGTGGTAGATATCCTGTGTAAAAAGCGAGGCTATAGCTAACATAGCACTGTCTACGGTTGACATGATGGCTGCTATGGCAGCTGCTACAAAGATAGTGATGACTATACTCATTCCCTCTATGTGTGTAAGTTTATTTAGCATTAGAAGGATTATCTGCTCACTTCCTGCCTTGTCTAGTTCTGGAAAGTGAGCTGAACCGATGATTGCTATGATGATAAGAGGTAGGGTTGTTAGTAGGGGCATGATTATCATCAGACTAAGTGAGCGACGAAGAGTTGACTCGTTTTTAGCTGAGTATATTCTCTGTATAGCTTGTGGATAAACAGAGATTCCAAAGAATATTAGTATAAGAACACTTATCCATGTTATCTGATTTGCAGTAGTTACATCTGCAAAGAGATCAGGCTGGTTTTGTAAAAATAGTGCAGTGTTTGCATCTATAGAACCGTAGTTAATCATAATTACACTAAAGATGATTATAACTCCGACAAAAAGCAGTACACCTTGAATAGCATCTGTCCAAGCTACACTTCTCATTCCACCAAGAGTCTCATAGATAACCATGATAATAGCCATAAAGATTATGCCTTCAGTAAATCCGATACCTCCACCGGTTACGTACTCTATGATGTAACCTATGGCTTTTAGATTTGTTAGCATGTAGTTTGAGAGTGCAAAGATAGAGATTCCGACTATAAGATAAGTAAGAGTTTGAGAGTTGTATCGAAAGTTAATATAATCACCGACAGTGATAAATCCGTGTTTTTTACTGATAGGGAATAGTTTTGGAGCATAGATGAGGTAACCTGCGACTATAGCTATCATAAACGTAACGCCTACAAGAAAAAACCAACCATTTCTATATGCGCTGCCTGCGAAACCGATGAGTGAATTTCCACTGTACTGAGTCGCATACATAGTCAAAAACAAAACTCCTACACCGAAGCCTTTCCCGCCAAGATAAAAGTCTTTAAGAGACTCTTCTTTAGATGCAAACTTGCCTGCAAAACCTATGAGTATAAGTGAAGCTAGATAAGCAACTAAGAACCAGATTCCATCTTCTGAGAGTAGAGCCGTATTAGTCATTTTTATCTCTAAGCTTATTCCACCTTTTTTCTATAACAAAGATAAGCACTATAGCATATATCACAGTCGCACTTAGTGAAGCATAGACCCACAAAGGAAGACCGTAATAAATATCAGAGTTTAAAAAAGGGATAGTTAAAAATAAAAGTAAGAAGGAAAATTTAAACATGAGAGAGCGGTTTATGAAAACCAGCTCTTCATTTTGTCGATAGCAGAGTCTAAAACACCTTCATGTGGTTTTGACTCGATGCCAAAAGAGTCCTGGAGTTTAGTAAGAAGCTCTTTTTGTGCATCAGTTAGTTTTTTAGGGTAAGTGATGTTTACTTGAGCAATTAAGTTTCCTTTGCCATGTCCGTGAACATCTTCTATACCTTCACCTCTAAATGTAAAGTGTTGTTTGTCTTTTGTACCAACATCAAGTTTAAGTTCTAACTCACCTGTGAGTGATGGGATAGTTAGTGTCTCACCAGCAACTGCCTGCGTAAAGAATACAGGAATTGCAATATAAACATCGTTTCCTTCTCTTTGGAAATGTTTATCTGGTTTAACTGAGAATGTAACATAAAGATCACCGCGTGAACCTTTTTTACCGATATTACCTTTGCCTGAAACTCTCAGACGATTTCCTTCATCGATACCCTTAGGAACTTTGATAGTTACTTTTTCTCTTGTCTCTTCATAACCATTCCCATGACAACTAGCACAAGCATCTGATGGTGCACTACCTGCACCATGACATACTGGACAAGTTTGAGAGAAAGTCATAAAGCCTTGTTTCATATAAACTTGACCTTGACCTTTACACTGAGCACATGTAGAGAGTTTACCATTTTTAGCTCCAGTGCCCTTACAAGGTTTACAAGCTTTTTTATAAGTAAACTCTATCTCTTTTTCACATCCAAAGATTGCTTCGTTAAAAGAAAGATACATTTCTACATTCATGTCTAATGGATATTTTTCCATGTCTGCAGGGTTTTGACGACGGCTTCCACCACCTCCAAAGCCGCTAAACATCTCTTCAAACATTGAACCTAAATCATCAAAACCACCAGATGAACGTCCTCTGCCACCGCCGCCTTGAAGACCTTCTTTGCCGTAACGGTCATAGATGCTTCTTTGTTTGTCATCACTTAGGCACTGGTATGCTTCATTACACAGTTTAAAGTTGTGTTCAGCATCTGCATCTCCTTGGTTTTTATCAGGATGATATTTTTTTGCCATAGCTCTATAGGCTTGTTTAATAGTTGTTTTATCAGCACTTTTCGATACTTCTAATATTTCATAATAGCTTAGATCTTGCATAATAGATTAATACCCTACAAATGAATTTTTCGCAATTATATCGTTTTAAATTTAATATCAGTATAATTCTTATTATGACGAAAAAAATAATATTGATTATTACCATTTCAATGCTCTTTTTTGGGTGTTCTAAAGAGCCTGAAATATTGAATCCAGAGATGCCGAGAACATACTTAACTCAAGCTAGTTTTGATGAACTTCCAAGTTGGGAAGAAGAGAATTATGAAGAAGCAATCAGCTCATTTGTAAACAGTTGTCAAAGTATTAGAACTAAAAAAATATACTCTGAGTTATGTCTAAAAGCAGAGGAGCCTCAAGACGCTAAAGCATTTTTAGAAAATGAGTTTAATGTTTACAAAATAGCCTCTTCAGATGCTACAGATGAAGGACTTTTAACAGGTTACTATGAACCAAGTCTCAGAGGTTCTTTAGTGAAAAAAGAACCTTTTATCTATCCAATATATAATGAACCAAATGATTTAATAAGTGTTGATTTAAGCAGCATCTATCCAGATTTAAAGGACTATAGGCTTCGAGGTCGGATAGAGGGTAAAAAGCTTGTTCCATACCTTACCAGAGCTCAGATGAAAGAAGGAATAATAGATGCTGAGGTTATCTGTTATACAGACTCTAAAGTTGATCTTTTCTTTTTAGAAGTTCAGGGCTCAGGACGAGTGAACTTAGAAAATGGAGCGAGTATTTTTATTGGTTTTTCAAATCAAAATGGACATAAATACAGCTCTATCGGAAAGTATTTGATAAATATTGGTGAAATACCACAAGAAGATATATCGCTTCAAAGTATTCGGGCATGGTTTAAACTGCATCCTCATAGAGTAGATGAAGTCTTGCATCATAATGAGTCTGTAGTCTATTTTAAAGAGAAAAAACACGCAGCATCTGGCTCTCTAGGAGTTATTCTTACTCCTGAACGTTCAGTAGCAGTAGACAGAAACTTCATTCCTTTAGGAAGTATGTTGTTTTTAGATGCTAAAATAAACAAAAAAAATGTAAGTAGGGTTGTAATGGCAGAAGATACTGGCGGTGCTATTAAGGGTGCCATAAGAGCTGATATGTTTTTTGGTTCTTCTGAAGAAGCACAAATAAATGCCGGCGAATTAAAATCACCTCTTAAATTATGGATATTTTTACCAAAAGGCAAAGAGTGAGAGGATCGTTAGATAAGTTCAACCGTTTAGTAGATGCTTTGCAAGAACTGCCGACAATTGGTAAAAAATCAGCAACAAGACTAGCTTACCATATGGTTATGAAAGACAGCTATGTAGGTATGAAAATCTCTCATACTATTGAAGATGCACTTGGGTCTTTAAAAAAGTGTACAGTATGTGGGGGCATGAGTGAAGATGAACTCTGTTTTATCTGCTCAGATGAGAGACGAGATTCTACCGTACTATGCATCATAGAAAATGCTAAAGATATACTTTTACTAGAAGAAAATGGTCTCTTTGATGGTAGATACTTTGTTTTAGATTCACTAGAAGAACTTAGCATCTCTCATCTTGTTAAAATAGTTGAGAGTGGAGTTAATGAAGTACTTTTTGCTTTGACTCCATCTATTTCAAACGACGCTGTGATTTTATACATCGAAGATAAGCTTAGCGGACACAAACTAAGTTTTTCTAAAATCGCTCAAGGTGTACCTACTGGTGTTAGTTTAGAAAATATTGACATTCTATCTCTTACAAGAGCTTTAGAAGACAGAGTAAAGGTTTAGTTTTTGAAATACTTTTTAATATTATTATTTTTATATACAGCTCTTTTTTCCTCTTCAATAGATATGAGAAAAGGTAAAGAACTTGATAAGTATGAAGTAAATGAGATAGAAGATGCAGAGGCCAAAAAAGGTATGCAAAAGTGGTTAAACAGAGACTTTGGACTCAAACCACACAAGGTAAATTATATACTCCCTTATGCTTATAGAGAAGGGGTGTATAAGTCTTATGTACCAACAGATGAGTACAGAAATATAGAAGCAGAACTGCAAGTCAGTCTGAAACTTTATCTTGGAACAGGTCTGTTTGGACTAAATGAGAGTTACTACCTTGCCTATTCGCATCAAGCATTTTGGCAGATTTATTCAGAATCATCTCCATTTAGAGAGACAAATTACAATCCTGAAGGTTTTGTAGAGTTTCCTGTTTTAAGCAAAGACTCGATTTTCAATATGAAGTCTATTAAGATTGGTCTAGCTCATACCTCAAACGGTCAAGGTAATAATACAAATGTAGTCTATGCTAATCCTGCTAATAATCCTGGAAACCGTTCAAGAAGTTTGAACTATATGTACTCAGAATTTGCATTTCAGCATAATACTCTTCTTACAGAAGTTAGACTTATGTCTCCCTTTCCTGGAACTGCAAATGACTTAGACAATCCAGACATTATGGACTACCTTGGATACATGTCTGTAAAGTTTAACTATTTTACAGGCAGGCAAATGTTCACCCTAATGGGAAGAGGTAACTTCACTACTGGATATGGAGCAGTTGAAACTACATACTCTTACCCTCTCATAGATGATGCATACTTTTTCATGAAGATATTTAGTGGTTATGGTGAGAGCCTTATTGACTACAACAACTATATAACAAAGTTTTCTGTAGGATTTAGTTTTTCAAGATGAGTTTTTTTTCGTTATAATGTAAATATTGTTATAAGGTTGAAAATGAAAAAAATATTTATATTTATTGTATCTATTTTACTAGCCTCAATTTTGAATGCTGGTGAACTTGATAAAAGTAAGACTTATACTATAGCTTTCGCACAAGATACTCTCAATAATGACTACAGGCTAAAACAAGTTAAAGAAGTAGAAAAAGCGCTACTTAAATACCCAAATATTCGTTTCATATACAGCGATGCAAAAGCAAGTGCTTCTATGCAGGTTAAACAGATAGAAGACTTTATTTCCCAAGGTGTTGATCTCTTAATGACCAGCCCTTATGATGAGGATTCTACAAGACAAGTCATCTCAAAAGCATATAAATCAAATATACCAGTTGTTTTGGTGAGTAGAAGGGTAAAGGGGAATGACTTTACATCTTATATCCATCCAGAAAATAGGCAAATAGCAAAAGATGCAGCAAAATATCTTGTTAAGAAGATGAACTACAAAGGAACAGTTTTACTTTTAAAAGGCGTAGCAAAAACTAATGTTGAAAGAATGAGAACAGAAGGTTTTTTTGAAGTAGTAAATAAATATCCAAATATTAAAGTGATAGAAAGAACTGCAAACTATCTTCGTCGTGATGCAATTATAGAAGTAGATAAACTGCTAAGTGCAGGACAAAAGTTTGATGCGGTTATGTCACAGAGTGACAGCATGTTAGTCGGTGTCAGAATGGTTTTTAAAAAATATGGCATTAAACCTTCTTCGCTTGTAACTGTCGGTATAGATTATATAAAGCCTGCTCAAGATGCCATTCGTGATGGAGAGCAAAATAGTAGTTTTGTCTACTCTCTTTGTGCTAAAGAGAGCGCTGATATTGCCATTAAGATATTATCAGGAGAGAGTGTGGCAAAAGAGATAAAACTAGATACAAATCAGATAACAAGGAAGAATGTAGATGAAATTGAACCAATTTTTTAAGTACTTTTTTTC
Protein-coding regions in this window:
- a CDS encoding sensor domain-containing diguanylate cyclase is translated as MFRLNLYFPLMIVTVLMAILTIVAIIYIQENSIHKSKESISRDFNDNLNEKVKLEATILGEYIDFIQNKDDISKLFLEQNKEELNNSIKKIYTRLNKNVDLTHMYFIKADGTVLLRAHEYDRDKDIIDRTTFKKSQENQSLFYGLEFGPKKNYTLRVVKPWFVEGKLIGYIELGKEIDKIINEISTSLKTLIYIAVKKELYANALEFVRNILLTKVQTRDYYIVYNTFTIPKEMEYILNETIINDDISLENSSYFVSKSILSDVSGKELGYFVFLTDVSLEHSVMYGSIKILGTILFILTSGMLIGGYFLIRDRERSIHALTSKLEKQKTGLALFNVKLQKLFDLQKNIVITSNGKTINMANNAMVTFFGFKNINDYLNHHKCICEKFIEDDNFFHLGKVDEGENWIDTIKSLPDEKCIVCMLDYNKKIHSFSVKVSEVEDENYIISFTDISNTMIEHTNLKRKSTHDKLTGALNREFFDNNIKSIIKDMYPEKMGIVLCDIDHFKDVNDTYGHNRGDNVLKEFTTIIKDSIRDSDYLIRWGGEEFIVLMKVNTIDSLQRATEHMRKHIESYKFEEVGTITSSFGITLHIENEKILDTLERVDKALYKAKNNGRNQFQIL
- a CDS encoding sodium:solute symporter family protein — encoded protein: MTNTALLSEDGIWFLVAYLASLILIGFAGKFASKEESLKDFYLGGKGFGVGVLFLTMYATQYSGNSLIGFAGSAYRNGWFFLVGVTFMIAIVAGYLIYAPKLFPISKKHGFITVGDYINFRYNSQTLTYLIVGISIFALSNYMLTNLKAIGYIIEYVTGGGIGFTEGIIFMAIIMVIYETLGGMRSVAWTDAIQGVLLFVGVIIIFSVIMINYGSIDANTALFLQNQPDLFADVTTANQITWISVLILIFFGISVYPQAIQRIYSAKNESTLRRSLSLMIIMPLLTTLPLIIIAIIGSAHFPELDKAGSEQIILLMLNKLTHIEGMSIVITIFVAAAIAAIMSTVDSAMLAIASLFTQDIYHKQNPQASQKKLTYVGKVFSWIIMALMVVLAVNLPSTIWWLIQMKLEILVHIAPAIMLGIHFKKLSHKSILYGLLTGVGITLIFLLTSLPSKPFGFHAGVVGLLLNFLVVYFHHRKKS
- the dnaJ gene encoding molecular chaperone DnaJ, with the translated sequence MQDLSYYEILEVSKSADKTTIKQAYRAMAKKYHPDKNQGDADAEHNFKLCNEAYQCLSDDKQRSIYDRYGKEGLQGGGGRGRSSGGFDDLGSMFEEMFSGFGGGGSRRQNPADMEKYPLDMNVEMYLSFNEAIFGCEKEIEFTYKKACKPCKGTGAKNGKLSTCAQCKGQGQVYMKQGFMTFSQTCPVCHGAGSAPSDACASCHGNGYEETREKVTIKVPKGIDEGNRLRVSGKGNIGKKGSRGDLYVTFSVKPDKHFQREGNDVYIAIPVFFTQAVAGETLTIPSLTGELELKLDVGTKDKQHFTFRGEGIEDVHGHGKGNLIAQVNITYPKKLTDAQKELLTKLQDSFGIESKPHEGVLDSAIDKMKSWFS
- a CDS encoding macro domain-containing protein codes for the protein MNFKIKFGNLVEAEATFIVNASNTELTLGSGVSYAFSQHCGGDIYQKELYKIKKSVGIIKQGDVIVSSPGSATNFKYALHVAVMNYSEASQTPSPTYQQMQSALNSMLGIIEEIVQSEKIEKPRIAMPLLGCGVGGLSKEKIFLIIKSIFKKSELDLEVLIYFHNKKDYYEFASKEIQN
- the mltA gene encoding murein transglycosylase A produces the protein MTKKIILIITISMLFFGCSKEPEILNPEMPRTYLTQASFDELPSWEEENYEEAISSFVNSCQSIRTKKIYSELCLKAEEPQDAKAFLENEFNVYKIASSDATDEGLLTGYYEPSLRGSLVKKEPFIYPIYNEPNDLISVDLSSIYPDLKDYRLRGRIEGKKLVPYLTRAQMKEGIIDAEVICYTDSKVDLFFLEVQGSGRVNLENGASIFIGFSNQNGHKYSSIGKYLINIGEIPQEDISLQSIRAWFKLHPHRVDEVLHHNESVVYFKEKKHAASGSLGVILTPERSVAVDRNFIPLGSMLFLDAKINKKNVSRVVMAEDTGGAIKGAIRADMFFGSSEEAQINAGELKSPLKLWIFLPKGKE
- a CDS encoding phospholipase A, whose translation is MKYFLILLFLYTALFSSSIDMRKGKELDKYEVNEIEDAEAKKGMQKWLNRDFGLKPHKVNYILPYAYREGVYKSYVPTDEYRNIEAELQVSLKLYLGTGLFGLNESYYLAYSHQAFWQIYSESSPFRETNYNPEGFVEFPVLSKDSIFNMKSIKIGLAHTSNGQGNNTNVVYANPANNPGNRSRSLNYMYSEFAFQHNTLLTEVRLMSPFPGTANDLDNPDIMDYLGYMSVKFNYFTGRQMFTLMGRGNFTTGYGAVETTYSYPLIDDAYFFMKIFSGYGESLIDYNNYITKFSVGFSFSR
- a CDS encoding substrate-binding domain-containing protein translates to MKKIFIFIVSILLASILNAGELDKSKTYTIAFAQDTLNNDYRLKQVKEVEKALLKYPNIRFIYSDAKASASMQVKQIEDFISQGVDLLMTSPYDEDSTRQVISKAYKSNIPVVLVSRRVKGNDFTSYIHPENRQIAKDAAKYLVKKMNYKGTVLLLKGVAKTNVERMRTEGFFEVVNKYPNIKVIERTANYLRRDAIIEVDKLLSAGQKFDAVMSQSDSMLVGVRMVFKKYGIKPSSLVTVGIDYIKPAQDAIRDGEQNSSFVYSLCAKESADIAIKILSGESVAKEIKLDTNQITRKNVDEIEPIF
- the recR gene encoding recombination mediator RecR, with translation MRGSLDKFNRLVDALQELPTIGKKSATRLAYHMVMKDSYVGMKISHTIEDALGSLKKCTVCGGMSEDELCFICSDERRDSTVLCIIENAKDILLLEENGLFDGRYFVLDSLEELSISHLVKIVESGVNEVLFALTPSISNDAVILYIEDKLSGHKLSFSKIAQGVPTGVSLENIDILSLTRALEDRVKV